The nucleotide sequence CAGGATGAACCAAGGAGTCCTTGATGAACTGCTCGACCTTGTCGTTGGTGCCGACAGGAACTGTCGACTTGACCACAACCAGGCAGTCACGCTCAACACTTTCGGCAATCTGGCGGGCAACAGAGGCTACATAACTGAGGTTTGCCGACCCATCTGGAAGTTCAGGGGTCCCTACCCCAATGAAGATGACATCAGGATCACGATAGGCACTCTGATAGTCAGTCGTAAAAGACAGAAGACCTTTTTGGAGACCTTCCTGGAGAAACTCCTCCAAATCGGTCTCATAAATGGGACTGATGCCCTTGTTCAGCATTGCAACTTTCTTTTCGTCGATATCAACACAGGTTACCTGATGCCCTACATGGGCAAAACAGACTCCTGCGACCAACCCTACATATCCAGTCCCTGCAATCGTCAGACGCATAGGTTCTTCCTCCAAACTTCCTTGTAATGGTAAGAGCTGCATTGTGCATCTCGGTATAGTATAGTAACAGAATCTGGAGGGAAAAGACATGGAATCGTACAAAACAGCGACAGTTCAGTTCCAGCATATACCTAGCAATAAAGAGGCTAATCTGGAAATCATTGCTGCTTATGTTGATGAAGCCAGGAAATCTGGGGTAAGGCTCATTGCATTCCCAGAGATGTGCATCACCGGCTACTGGCATGTGAGAAACCTAAGCAGAGAGGAAATCCAGGTCCTTGCAGAGCCGGTTCCTAATGGTCCTTCCACCCAGAAGCTTGTGAATCTGGCAACAAAAACCAAGATGACCATCGGAGCAGGACTCATTGAATTGGCTGAAAATGGAGCACTATACCTTATGTGCACTATACAACACTTATGTGGTTGCGCTCAGTGATGGGACTGTTCACAAACATAGGAAACTGCATACCTTCATCAGCGCTCATATGGAAAGTGGTGGCTCCTACACCGTGTTCGATACCCCAGAGGGGGTACGGATTGGTATACTCATCTGCTACGACAACAATATCATCGAAAATGCTCGCATGACTTCTCTCCTAGGTGCAGAGATTTTGCTTGCTCCACACCAGACAGGAGGATGCAACTCCGCCAGCCCGAAGGGGATGAAAACAATTGATCCGCAACTCTGGGAAGAGCGAGAGACCAGGGAGGATGAGCTCTTGGCAGAATTTCAAGGTCCCAAGGGGCGAGGTTGGCTGATGCGCTGGCTCCCCTCTCGTGCCCATGACAATGGGATGTTCCTGCTCTTCAGCAATGGGGTGGGAAGGGACGACGATGAGGTGAGAACTGGGAATGCCATGATTCTCGACCCTTATGGAGAGATTCTGGCTGAATCAAAAGCATTGGAAAATGACATGGTAATCGCAGAGCTCGACCTCTCTCTCATACCTACCAGCAATGGAAGGAGATGGATGAAGGCAAGGAGACCTGAGCTCTACTCCCTCATTGCCCAAAGAACTGGCAAAGAAGAGGAAACACGAAAGGTAAGGTTTAGATACGAGTAATGAGATTCCCTTACAACCTTAGTATCTTCATAAGCTCCAGTATTATGCATAGTGGTAGGGTTCCTGCTGTGCCTCACTCCTAAGAAATTCCATCAAGGCACCCACGCCACTTCCCAGTTCTCTTCGCAGTTGCTCAGCCTGATGAGGAAAGATAATCATCGGCCCATTTTCATGCTGAACGAGAGAAAATGATAATGCATGCCATAGCAACAACCATGCAACCTAGCAGAA is from uncultured Sphaerochaeta sp. and encodes:
- a CDS encoding nitrilase-related carbon-nitrogen hydrolase; this translates as MESYKTATVQFQHIPSNKEANLEIIAAYVDEARKSGVRLIAFPEMCITGYWHVRNLSREEIQVLAEPVPNGPSTQKLVNLATKTKMTIGAGLIELAENGALYLMCTIQHLCGCAQ
- a CDS encoding nitrilase-related carbon-nitrogen hydrolase; amino-acid sequence: MVALSDGTVHKHRKLHTFISAHMESGGSYTVFDTPEGVRIGILICYDNNIIENARMTSLLGAEILLAPHQTGGCNSASPKGMKTIDPQLWEERETREDELLAEFQGPKGRGWLMRWLPSRAHDNGMFLLFSNGVGRDDDEVRTGNAMILDPYGEILAESKALENDMVIAELDLSLIPTSNGRRWMKARRPELYSLIAQRTGKEEETRKVRFRYE